From the genome of Deinococcus sp. AJ005, one region includes:
- a CDS encoding phospholipase A2 yields the protein MRSLLLPAALLSLTLMACGQTTPQTSVAAPNAANAYAQRPELQDADSQAILEKYGNDPGLLEALQQAYGERPTDLSLPAAPAITGLDLASDRLAYVKRTGWGSVGNYNNQYAAYAGTTRPYAGLDWGRDGCSAPDGLGLGYREDFRPACNVHDFGYRNLKVYQRTDANRKTTDEAFHTNMNAICAAKSWYKRPACYSAAFAYYEGVRVGGASSF from the coding sequence TCCTTGACCCTGATGGCCTGTGGTCAGACCACGCCCCAGACGTCTGTTGCCGCCCCCAACGCTGCCAACGCCTACGCCCAGCGCCCGGAACTCCAGGACGCGGACAGTCAGGCGATTCTGGAGAAGTACGGCAATGATCCGGGCCTGCTGGAAGCTTTGCAGCAGGCGTATGGCGAGCGGCCCACAGACCTCAGCCTGCCCGCCGCCCCCGCCATCACTGGCCTTGATCTGGCGAGTGACCGGCTGGCCTATGTCAAGCGCACCGGCTGGGGCAGCGTGGGCAATTACAACAACCAGTACGCGGCCTACGCGGGAACGACTCGCCCTTATGCGGGCCTGGACTGGGGCCGTGACGGTTGCAGCGCCCCCGACGGTCTGGGCCTGGGCTACCGCGAGGATTTCCGGCCCGCGTGCAATGTCCACGATTTCGGTTACCGCAACCTCAAGGTCTACCAGCGCACCGACGCCAACCGCAAAACCACAGACGAGGCGTTCCACACCAACATGAACGCCATCTGCGCCGCCAAGAGCTGGTACAAGCGTCCAGCGTGCTACAGCGCGGCCTTCGCGTATTACGAGGGAGTGCGGGTGGGGGGCGCAAGCAGCTTCTAG
- a CDS encoding MerR family transcriptional regulator, with translation MTPTNPTASMTISAFAGASRLSLKALRLYDELGLLPPEWVDPDNGYRHYSHKQLPQARLIGLLRQLGLSLGSIRAVLDAPAGQQPDLIRGHWTQAEIQHTQRRELARYVLRTLKGEPPMTQHFNVQQRHVPAQQIATLSRRLRVDELPGFIEQQLKALPQQIMQAGATVAGIPFVIYHGQVNADNDGPVEVCVPYSGSLIPTGGLTLREAPAHAEAYVTLSKAQFSFPSILEAYDAVADYASAHGENSSLSPREVYPHDWAGLKDSDPAGDVAWPFVPQQG, from the coding sequence ATGACCCCCACCAACCCCACTGCTTCCATGACCATCAGCGCCTTTGCCGGGGCCAGCCGCCTGAGTCTCAAGGCCCTGCGTCTGTACGACGAACTGGGCCTGTTGCCGCCCGAATGGGTGGACCCGGACAACGGCTACCGACATTATTCCCACAAGCAGTTGCCCCAGGCTCGCTTGATCGGTCTGTTGCGCCAGCTCGGCCTGTCGCTCGGCAGCATCCGCGCCGTGCTGGACGCCCCAGCAGGACAGCAGCCGGACCTGATCCGGGGCCACTGGACGCAGGCTGAAATCCAGCACACCCAGCGGCGCGAACTGGCCCGCTACGTCCTGCGAACCCTCAAAGGAGAACCCCCCATGACCCAGCATTTCAACGTCCAGCAGCGCCACGTTCCTGCCCAACAGATCGCCACCCTGTCCCGCCGCCTGCGCGTGGACGAACTTCCCGGCTTCATCGAGCAGCAATTGAAGGCGTTACCCCAGCAGATCATGCAGGCAGGCGCAACCGTCGCGGGCATTCCCTTCGTCATCTACCACGGACAGGTCAACGCCGACAACGACGGACCGGTGGAGGTCTGCGTGCCGTACAGCGGTTCCCTGATACCCACGGGCGGCCTGACCCTGCGTGAGGCACCTGCCCACGCCGAGGCTTACGTCACCCTGAGCAAGGCGCAGTTCAGCTTTCCTAGCATTCTGGAGGCCTACGACGCCGTTGCCGATTACGCCTCAGCACACGGCGAGAACAGTTCTCTCAGCCCACGCGAGGTCTATCCACACGACTGGGCCGGTTTGAAGGACAGCGATCCGGCGGGGGACGTGGCGTGGCCGTTCGTACCACAGCAGGGCTGA
- a CDS encoding glycerophosphodiester phosphodiesterase gives MTPLLLGHRGTPRLHQENTMRGFQAALDAGLDGVEMDVRRLRDGTLVIHHDEHLKDGRALPQMVAADLPEDVPTLEELLEWAARTGAYLNVEIKYERALPDDRVARTLDAIRAHGLSKRVILSSFNPLLLAAARRHAPEIERGFLYHRSYKFGPLDLVPLVLRGLKAAASHPHHSMIDAALMAQARAGGWRVNTWTVNNPAEVIRLEALGVSTLIGDLPEVLLVSR, from the coding sequence ATGACGCCGCTGCTTTTAGGTCACCGGGGAACGCCACGACTGCATCAGGAGAACACCATGCGGGGCTTTCAGGCCGCGCTGGACGCTGGATTGGACGGCGTGGAAATGGACGTGCGGCGGCTGAGAGACGGTACGCTGGTCATTCACCACGATGAGCATCTCAAAGATGGGCGTGCCCTGCCGCAGATGGTGGCCGCCGATTTGCCCGAGGACGTGCCGACGCTGGAAGAACTGCTGGAGTGGGCGGCAAGAACAGGTGCGTACCTGAATGTGGAGATCAAATACGAGCGGGCGCTGCCGGATGACCGCGTGGCCCGCACGCTGGACGCCATTCGCGCGCACGGGCTGAGCAAGCGGGTGATCCTCAGCAGCTTCAATCCCCTGCTGCTGGCCGCCGCCCGCAGACATGCGCCAGAGATCGAGCGGGGCTTTCTGTACCACCGCAGCTACAAATTTGGCCCGCTGGACCTCGTGCCACTGGTGCTGCGTGGGCTGAAGGCCGCCGCCTCGCACCCGCACCACAGCATGATCGACGCGGCGCTGATGGCACAGGCGCGGGCCGGGGGCTGGCGGGTCAACACCTGGACCGTCAACAACCCCGCCGAGGTCATCCGGTTGGAAGCCCTGGGCGTATCGACACTGATCGGCGATCTGCCGGAGGTGCTGCTCGTCTCGCGCTGA
- a CDS encoding ABC transporter substrate-binding protein has translation MKKIMLTLALLGPAIAQTAQAQTTVEFWHSFGDAKRTGWIQARADEFNKANPGVKVVPTYKGSYNDSLQATILAARQGKPPALVQIFEVGSQLALDSGVFQPVSGIKNVDFSDYIKPVINYYTVNGKVNSLPFNSSSPVLYYNKDLMKKAGLDPSKPPTTFDGLLSACKKIEAAKLGVTCFGMSLNGWFIEQWMAEQGATLLNNDNGRKGRATATNLDSAAAKKIFTFFKTLQDNKYYTYTGKLEDWDGSDAIFTNQKVVFHITSTADIGNNGEAAKKSGFQMGIGVLPIVSGTKRNGVVIGGASVWIPKGIPKPQAEGALDFALYMTNTKNMADWHKLTGYYPVRQSSIDLLRKQGWFTQTPLQLVAFNQLTQTVPSPATAGGLNGAAIQTRKIIEEGVQKVLSGSSVDAALKEAKTRADAALAEYNANFK, from the coding sequence ATGAAAAAAATAATGTTGACGCTGGCCCTGCTGGGACCAGCCATCGCGCAAACCGCGCAGGCACAGACCACCGTGGAATTCTGGCACTCGTTCGGGGATGCCAAGCGCACCGGCTGGATCCAGGCCCGCGCCGATGAGTTCAACAAGGCCAACCCCGGCGTCAAGGTGGTCCCCACCTACAAGGGCAGCTACAACGACAGTCTCCAGGCCACCATTCTGGCCGCGCGTCAGGGCAAGCCACCCGCGCTGGTGCAGATTTTCGAGGTGGGCAGCCAGCTCGCCCTCGACAGCGGCGTGTTCCAGCCCGTCAGCGGCATCAAGAACGTGGATTTCAGCGATTACATCAAGCCCGTGATCAACTACTATACCGTCAACGGCAAGGTCAACAGCTTGCCCTTCAACTCCTCCTCTCCCGTCTTGTACTACAACAAGGACCTGATGAAGAAGGCGGGCCTGGACCCCAGCAAGCCGCCCACCACCTTCGACGGCCTGCTGTCGGCCTGCAAGAAGATTGAGGCCGCCAAGCTGGGCGTGACCTGCTTCGGCATGAGCCTGAACGGCTGGTTTATCGAGCAGTGGATGGCCGAGCAGGGCGCGACGCTGCTGAACAACGACAACGGGCGCAAGGGCCGCGCCACCGCCACCAACCTGGACAGCGCCGCCGCCAAGAAGATCTTTACCTTCTTCAAGACCCTCCAGGACAACAAGTACTACACCTACACCGGCAAACTGGAAGATTGGGACGGCAGCGACGCCATTTTCACCAACCAGAAGGTCGTCTTCCACATCACCTCCACCGCCGACATCGGCAACAACGGTGAGGCTGCCAAGAAGTCCGGCTTTCAGATGGGGATCGGCGTGCTGCCCATCGTGTCAGGGACCAAGCGCAACGGCGTGGTGATCGGTGGGGCCAGCGTGTGGATTCCCAAGGGCATTCCCAAGCCGCAGGCCGAGGGTGCACTGGACTTCGCGCTGTACATGACCAACACCAAGAACATGGCCGACTGGCACAAGTTGACCGGTTACTACCCGGTGCGCCAGAGCAGCATCGACCTGCTGCGTAAGCAGGGCTGGTTTACCCAGACGCCGCTGCAACTGGTGGCCTTTAACCAGCTCACCCAGACCGTCCCCAGCCCCGCCACCGCTGGCGGCCTGAACGGTGCGGCCATCCAGACCCGCAAGATCATCGAGGAAGGCGTTCAGAAGGTCCTGAGTGGCAGCTCGGTAGACGCCGCCCTGAAGGAAGCCAAGACCCGCGCAGACGCTGCGCTGGCCGAGTACAACGCCAACTTCAAATAA
- a CDS encoding ABC transporter substrate-binding protein, which yields MRKITLLLALMGPAAFQLAQAQTTVEFWHTFGDPKRGGWIQDRADEFNKANPGIKVVPAYKGNDNDLISATILSARQGNAPAISQIFEGGSQLALDSGVFQPVSGIKNVDFSDYIKPVINFYTIGGKVNSLPFNSSSPVLYYNKDLMKKAGLDPKKPPTTFNGLLADCKKIEAAKIGATCFGMSVNGWFVENWMAEQGQTFLNNDNGRSGRATATNLDSKAAKNIFTFFKTLQDNKYYSYTGKIEDFDGSDAIFTNQKVVFHITSTSKIGNNSDGAKRAGFELGVGVLPIPNGTKRNGVVLGGASLWIAKAIPKAKAEGALDFALYMTNTKNMASWHKLTGYYPVRESSIKLLRGEGWFTKAPLQLVAFNQQTNTVASPATAGALTGAGPQTRKIVEEAWQKVLNGTSVDAALKEAKTRADAALAEYNANFK from the coding sequence ATGCGAAAAATAACCCTTTTGCTGGCCCTGATGGGACCGGCTGCATTTCAGCTCGCGCAGGCCCAGACCACCGTGGAGTTCTGGCACACTTTTGGTGATCCCAAGCGCGGCGGCTGGATTCAGGACCGCGCCGACGAATTCAACAAGGCCAACCCCGGAATTAAAGTGGTGCCTGCCTACAAGGGCAACGACAATGACCTGATCTCGGCCACCATCCTCTCGGCGCGGCAGGGCAATGCCCCGGCCATCTCACAGATTTTCGAGGGCGGCTCGCAGCTTGCCTTGGATTCGGGCGTGTTTCAGCCGGTCAGCGGCATCAAGAACGTGGATTTCAGCGACTACATCAAGCCCGTCATCAACTTCTACACGATTGGCGGCAAGGTCAACAGTCTGCCCTTCAACTCGTCCTCGCCCGTCCTGTATTACAACAAGGACCTGATGAAGAAGGCGGGGCTGGACCCCAAGAAGCCGCCCACCACCTTTAACGGTCTGCTGGCGGATTGCAAGAAGATCGAGGCGGCCAAAATTGGCGCGACGTGCTTTGGCATGAGCGTGAACGGCTGGTTCGTGGAGAACTGGATGGCCGAGCAGGGCCAGACCTTCCTGAACAACGACAACGGGCGCAGTGGACGCGCCACCGCCACCAATCTGGACAGCAAGGCAGCCAAGAACATCTTCACCTTCTTCAAAACCTTGCAGGACAATAAGTACTACAGCTACACCGGCAAGATCGAGGATTTTGACGGCTCGGACGCGATTTTTACCAATCAGAAAGTCGTCTTCCACATCACGTCCACCTCCAAGATCGGCAACAACTCCGACGGTGCGAAGCGGGCCGGGTTTGAGCTGGGCGTGGGCGTGCTGCCCATCCCAAACGGTACCAAGCGCAACGGTGTCGTTCTGGGTGGGGCCAGCCTGTGGATCGCCAAAGCCATTCCCAAGGCCAAGGCCGAGGGCGCGCTGGACTTTGCGCTGTACATGACCAACACCAAGAATATGGCGTCCTGGCACAAGCTGACCGGCTACTACCCAGTGCGCGAGAGCAGCATCAAACTGCTGCGCGGCGAGGGCTGGTTTACCAAGGCACCGCTGCAACTGGTGGCCTTTAACCAGCAGACCAACACCGTTGCCAGCCCCGCCACGGCAGGCGCGCTGACTGGCGCTGGCCCGCAGACCCGCAAGATTGTGGAAGAGGCGTGGCAGAAGGTGCTGAACGGCACCTCCGTGGACGCCGCGCTGAAGGAAGCAAAGACGCGGGCCGACGCTGCACTGGCCGAGTACAACGC